A genomic region of Pseudoalteromonas rubra contains the following coding sequences:
- a CDS encoding M90 family metallopeptidase: MTEISLLVALVVFCIIYWRLDDIKRAYWQRKYSAQTLNELDRQVLLRYMPIYRNMTDHDRARLERHIVWFLGEKRLLGRDGLKTNRAMALIIAADACLLVLNQRWPLYPNVKEILLYPSSYYAGQNNRDSAGLVSFHTVVRQGESWPGGTLVLSWHDVLEGNRLPEDGHNLVFHEFAHQLDQQTGQTNGTPRLPKGMSYKKWGEVLSRAYQQLKTQLAYHMPHVVHEYGATNEAEFFAVITETFIEKPLQLKQENPELFYLLSDYYRFDPRDWIK, encoded by the coding sequence ATGACAGAAATCAGTTTACTCGTCGCTCTGGTGGTATTTTGTATCATTTACTGGCGACTCGACGACATCAAGCGTGCTTACTGGCAGCGTAAATATAGTGCGCAAACTTTAAATGAGCTGGACAGGCAGGTACTGCTGCGATATATGCCGATTTATCGCAATATGACTGATCATGATCGGGCCCGTCTGGAGCGGCACATCGTGTGGTTTTTAGGCGAAAAGCGGCTGCTTGGCCGTGATGGATTGAAAACCAACCGGGCTATGGCATTGATCATTGCGGCAGATGCGTGTTTGCTGGTGCTTAATCAACGCTGGCCGCTGTACCCAAATGTGAAAGAGATTTTGTTATACCCTAGCAGTTATTATGCCGGGCAAAATAATCGTGACAGCGCGGGGCTGGTGAGTTTTCACACGGTAGTGCGGCAGGGCGAATCCTGGCCTGGTGGCACACTGGTCTTGAGCTGGCATGATGTGCTTGAGGGTAACCGCTTGCCAGAAGATGGTCATAATCTGGTGTTTCATGAATTTGCACATCAGCTCGATCAACAGACAGGCCAGACTAATGGGACGCCCCGGTTACCAAAAGGGATGAGTTACAAAAAGTGGGGAGAGGTATTATCGCGGGCGTATCAGCAGTTAAAAACGCAATTGGCCTACCACATGCCACATGTTGTACACGAATATGGGGCTACCAACGAAGCTGAGTTCTTTGCGGTGATAACAGAGACGTTTATTGAGAAGCCATTGCAACTTAAGCAGGAAAATCCGGAGTTATTCTATTTGCTGAGCGATTACTACCGTTTTGATCCGCGTGATTGGATCAAATAG